A window of Pirellulales bacterium genomic DNA:
CTGCTGGGAATGGCAGGACAGAATTAATCGCGCGTCGCTGGATTTTTGCCGATCGACGGCGCCAAGGCTACGATGGAAACCCCTCGGGGCGCAAAAAGTTTCGGCCTGCCGATACATCGGGCGGGCAATCTGGGAGGAGCTGGTCATGGGAGAGTTCGTCCGCCGTTGGGGCCTGGCCCTGTCGTTCGCCACGGCCTTGTCCGTCGCGGTCTCTACGGCCCGCGCCGATAAGCCGGACGCCAAGCCCAGCGATTTGCCCAAGGTGGCCTCCGGCGCGACCGAACACATGGTCGCGATGAGCGACGGCGTGAAGCTGGCCACGAACGTCTATCTGCCCAAGGGCGACGGGCCCTTCCCGGTGATCCTTACGCGCACGCCGTACGGCAAAGATTCCGGCATGGCCGTGCTCGGCGAGCGCTACGTGAAGGCCGGCTACGTCTACATCCTGCAAGACTGCCGCGGGCGCTTCCGCTCGGAGGGCACCTACACCGTCTTTGAAACCGACCGCGACGACGGCTTCGACACGGTCGACTGGGTCGCGCATCAACCCTGGTGCAACGGTAAGGTGGGCATGTCGGGCGCCTCGGCGATGGGCATCACGTCGCTGTTGGCCGCCATCGCGCAGCCGCCGGCCTTGAAATGCGCGTTCGTCATCGTCGCGCCGCAGAGCTTTGCCACCGAGGCCATCTTCATCGGCGGCGTGTTCAAAGAGGCCGACACCACCGGCTGGCTCAACTCGCAGAAGGTACCCGAGCAGATTCCCCTGCGCCGCGTGGCGCTGAACGACACGAAGCTAGAAGACGAGCAGGACATCGCCCCGCATCGTCCCAAGATCCAGATTCCCATTTATCACGTTGGTGGCTGGTACGACATCTTCTCCGTCGGCACGCAGGGCAATTTCGCGTTTCTGCAAAACCAAGGCGCCGCGGGCGCCCGGGGGACGCAAAAGCTGCTGATGGGCCCCTTCGGTCACGGTCAGCTCAAGGGCGAACTGAAATATCCCGACGGCGGCGGCATGCTCAGCGCGATGGAAGAGGAGATGAAGTGGTTCGACCATCATCTCAAAGGCATCGCCAATGAGATCGCCACCGAGCCGCCGGTGAAGTACTACCAGATGGCCTCGGCCCGCAAGCGCCAGGCCACGCCGAAGAACGGCTGGAAGACGGCCGCGAACTGGCCCCCCGAATCGCATGAGACGCGCTATTTCCTGCAGCCCGACCGAACGCTGGCCACCGCGGCGCCCGAGGCGAGCGACGCCTCGACCGCCTATGCGTTCGACCCGGCCAAGCCCGTGCCCACCGTCGGCGGGGCGAATCTCACGTTGCCGATTGGCCCGATGGATCAGCGCGAGGTCGGCGAGCGCGACGATTACCTGAGATTTCAGACGCCGGTGCTCGAGCAGGACGTGACCATCGCCGGGCGGGTGTATCTCGACCTGTACGCGGCCACCGATGGCACCGACACCGATTTCTGCATCAAGCTGGTCGACGTGTACCCGGATGGTTACGAAGCCTTGATCCTCGATCAACCGCTGCGGACCCGATATCGTCACGGCCACCGGCCCAACCAGGTCGAGCTGATGGAGCCGAACCGGCCCGAGCGGATGTCGATCGAATTGGGCAGCACGGCCAACACGTTCGAGGCGGGCCACCGGATCGCCGTACACGTCACGTCGAGCAATGCCCCGCGGTTCGACGTGAACCCCAACACGGGCGAACAGCCGGGCAGCAACAAGTTGCCGCCGCGCGTCGCGCGGAACACGGTGTTCCACGACTCTGCACGCCCGACCGCCCTGGTGCTGCCGGTGACCGACTGAGGCACGCCGCAAACCCGTGCTGGCAGCAGACGTGAAGGCCGGCGATCGCAAAGTTGTCGAAACCGGCCCATGGAAACTGTTTCGCCACGCCGCGACCTGACGCACGACCTGCTGCTGCCCACGCTGCTGTTTGCGGCGCTGGGCGGAATGACCTGGGCCGTGCGCGGATCGTCGGGCTACGGCGCGGCGGCCGGCTGCGTGTTCGCGGGCGTGGCCTGGGGCATGGCCTGGTGGTTCATCTCGCGGCCCGTGGCCGGCCGGCCTGAACGGCGCTATGACTCGGCCTGGATCGTGCTCGCCGTGACCGCGGGAATCGGCATCTCCGGCGCGCGGGGCTGGATGCAGTGGCCCAGCTTCTTCGAGGGCAAGCTGGTCACGAACTACGCCAAGGGCGAGTTCGTTCCCATTTCTCGGGCCTACGGATTCCTCTGGCTGTTCATCGCCGGAATGCCGTGGGCCGGGCTGGGAGCGTGCCTGCTGGCCTGGACCGGCTCGCTGCGCGAAACACGGCTGATGCATTGGCTGCTGCGCATCGGTTGCGGAATCGGCGGCGCGCTCGTGGCCTGGGGCTTGTACGTTGCGCTGCCGCAGCTTTTCTTGCCGATGTACGACACACTCGCCGAGCGGTACCAGGACCTGGAGCACAATCCCAATCTGCGGCGGCTGATCAACGACAGTTGGCAGGCCATCGTGCACCTGGGCGTGTACTTGGGGTTATTGGGCTACGAGGCCGCGCGGCGCGAAGGCAAGAACGTCCTGCTGATCGCGACCGTGGGATTGGTGAACGGCGCCGGCTGGGCCCTGCTGCAAAACTGGAAATGGGCCACCGAGTACTGGGAAGGCGCCAACTTCAACTTCTGGCGCTGCTGGGAATCGTCGGGCGGCATTTCGATCGGCATCGGCTATGGCGTGGCCTATTTTCTGGCGAACCGGCCGCTGACGGCCGACGAAGCGACGCGCAAGCGCGCCCGGCGGCCCTTGGCCGTGCCCGACACGACCTGGTTGGCGGTCTACCTGCTGCTGGCCGTGCTCAACGCGCTGCTGCTGTTCGAGACCTGCGAAGGGTGGGGCTGGCCGCTGCTGGCCGGGGCGCTCGTGACGGGCCCGCTGTATTACGCGATCCGCTGCCGGACGTACGCGCGCGAGCCGGCCACCGCACACGACGGGCGCGGGGATCCGAACCTGGAGCGCGTGGGCCTGTATCTCGGCTTGCTGCTGGGGCTGGGCATTTCGCTCGAGTGCGGGCTCAAGGGCTTTTTCAACATTTACTACGGCGATGAAGACGCCTGGGACGCCTGGCTGTGGCAAAACCTGGGACCCGCCTTTCTGGTGGTGCTGGCGCTGATTTGGCTGGTTCCGCTGGTGCGACCGCTGGCGCGCGGTTACCGCGGCGAGTTGTTTCCGCACGCCGCCGGGCTGATGTGGCTGGTCTTGCTGGTGCTGAACGTGCTGGCCCATCTGGTGACGGGCCCGCCGCACGTTTGGAACGAATTCGTGTTCAATCTCTACTACATGCTGCTGTTTCTGATCACGGCAGCGGTCGTGTTGCACTATTCCGCCCTGTACCGCGGCGCGCGACAATAACCGCCTACCGTAGAGCCGGCGCGCGCGTTAACTCTGAATGACAAGGGGGATACCGATGGACGCGATCGACATTCTCGGCGGCATGCTAGGGCGCAAAATCGGCGGCGCAGGAGGCGGCAGCCTGGGCGGCAAGATCCTCAAGGACATGCTCGACGGTTTCACCAAGCGCGGCCCGGCGCCGCCAGCCGGCGGTGGGAGCGCGCCGCGGCCACCATCGTCGGGTGGCTCCGCGACGGGCGGTGGCGATATCGAGAGTGCAGCGCGCCAGCTCGAAGAGATGCTCGGCGTGGCGGTCGATCGCAACAGCCGCCGGGCGCCGAGCCCCGCGCCACGCACAACCCCGCGCGAAGAGCCGATCGATATCCCGCGCCAATCGCCGAGCCCGAGCGACTTGGGCCGGCCGCAGCGACCGCCCGCGGCGCCGCCGACGCAGTCGCCGATCCAGTTTCCGTTGCCCACCCCGCAGCCGAGCCAGAACGATCAGGCGCTCGTGCTGGTGCGCGCGATGGTCAACGCCGCCAAGGCCGACGGTCAGCTCAGCCCAGGCGAGCAGCAGGCCATCTTGCAGCAGGTGGGCGAAGCGTCTGCCGAGATGATGCAGTTCCTCCGCGAAGAGTTTGCCAAGCCGCTCGACGTCCGCGAGTTCTGCTGGAGCGTGCCGCTGGGGCTCGAACAGCAGGTCTACGCACTGTCGCTGATCGCGATGGACCTGAGTTCGCCGAGCGAGAAGACCTATCTCCGCGACCTGGCGCACGGCCTGCGGCTGCGCCCAGAAGCTTGCGAACAGATCCACGCGCGGTTGAACGCCCCGGCAGGGCGGTAGCAGCGGTGCCCGGGCGCGGCAGGACGCAACTCCGCGCCCGGCCTGCGGAAATTCTCCGAAGAAATCTGCCCGCGGACCGAACCAACCCTTGCGCACCGCGTAAGCGTTGGTTGCCATGACCGCAATGCCGGCGCCGTGTAAGGCGTCCGGCCGAGCGCCACTGCCGGTCAAGGAGGAATCTCAACCAGAAATGCTGCAAGCAGCGGTTCCCCGCGCCGTGCAACAACTGCTCGCCGCCGAACAGCTCGATGGCCTGCCCGTCGTACTGTCGGTCGCGAGCGATCTGAACCTTTCGGGCGACAGCGGCGACCATTGGCTCGTCGCCACGCGCGACCACCTGGCGGTGATCGACGATGTGCAGCCACCCCGGCTCGTCGAGGCCTGGCCCTTGTCCCGGGCCGAGCGGTTTCGGGCCCACGCCACGATCGGCTCGAACTTTCTGCAAGCCTACGTCGACGGTGCCTGGATCGACCTGGCCCGTTCGAGCAACTCGCTGGCCCACCTACTGCATGACTTTGCCGAGCAGCTCGAGGCCCTGCGCGAGCACGGCGAGATCGACGCGCCGGAATCGGCACCCCGTGCGGCGACGCATTGCGTTCAGTGTGGGCTGCGGCTGCCGACACCGGGCGAATCGTGCCCGCGCTGCCTTCCGCGCCGGGCCATCGTCGGGCGGCTGTGGCAGATGGTGCGGCCGCAATGGCCGACGGCCCTGGCGATGAGCGGGCTGATGCTGGTGGGCGTGGCGATGGAGCTGGCCCCGCCGAAGCTGCAACAGTACCTGGTCGACGAGATTCTCGCGCAAGGCAGCGCCCGCCCCGACGCGGCGTCGCTGCTCACCGCGCTGTTGCTAGTCGTGCTGGCGCTGGCCTCGACGCGCATGCTGTTGGGCCTGGTCAACTGGACCAAGGGGCTGTTGGCAAACCGCGTCGGCGTCGCGCTGACCTACGAGCTGCGCGGGCAGTTGGTCCGCAAGCTGCATGCGCTGGGCGTAGGCTACTACGACCGGCACCAGGTCGGCTCGCTCGTCAGCCGCGTGGCGTACGACAGCGAGGTGCTGCACAGCCTGCTGCAGCAGATCACCGGCGGCTTCCTGTTGCAGATCGTCCAGGTCGTGGCTGTCGGCATCATGCTGTTCACGCTCAACCCCAAGCTGGCCCTGTACACGCTGATCCCGGCGCCCTTGGTCGTCGGGGGCAGCTTGTTCTTCTGGCACCGGGTCTATCCGAAGTACTACCGCTACTGGGACTCGAGCCACAAACAGGCCGGGACGCTCTCGGGCATGCTCTCGGGCATCCGCGTCGTGAAAGCCTTTGCCCAGGAGCCGCGCGAATTCGAGCGGTTCGAACGGACCAGCAACAACCTTCGCGTCTCGCGCACCGGCGTCGAACGGGCCACGACGTCGTTCACGGCCGTGATGGCGCTGGTCTTCAGCCTGGGCGGGTTGATCGTCTGGTACGTGGGCGGCCGCGATGTGCTCGCCGGACAGATGACGCTCGGCTCGTTGATGGCGTTCCTGGCGTACCTGGCGATGTTCTACGCCCCGCTGTCGACGCTCTCGCAATTGACGACCTGGCTGACCAGTTTCATGACCGGCTGCCAGCGCGTGTTCGAGCTGCTCGACACGCCGACCGAGACGAACGATCCCGCGCAGCCCAAAACGCTGGCCGCCGCGCAGGGTGAGATCCGTTTTGATCGGGTCACCTTCGGCTATGAGCGCCACCGGCCTGTACTCAAGGACGTGAGCTTCACGGTGCGGCCCGGCGAGCGGATCGGCATCGTCGGCCGTAGCGGCAGCGGCAAGACGACCGTCGTCAACCTGCTCAGCCGGTTCTACGACGTCGACTCGGGCCGGGTGCTGCTCGACGGCATCGACGTCCGGCAGCTCGCCGCCAGCGACCTGCGCCAGCATGTCGGCGTCGTGCTCCAGGAGCCGTTTTTGTTTCGCGGCACGGTGTACGACAACCTCGTGTATGGCCAGCCCGACGCGACGACCGAGGCCGTGCTGAGCGCGGCGCACGGGGCACAGGCTCACGATTTCATCCTCCGCACGCCGCTCGGCTACGACACTTGGCTGGGCGAACGCGGCGCCGGGCTCTCGGGCGGCGAGCGCCAGCGCGTGTCGATCGCCCGGGCCTTGCTCTACGACCCCAAGGTGTTGATCCTCGACGAGGCCACGAGCAGCGTCGACACGGAATCGGAGAAATCGATTCAAGAGGCGCTGCGCGCGCTCACGCACGGCCGCACCACGCTGGCGATCGCTCACCGGCTGAGCACGCTGCGCGACTCGGACCGGATCCTGGTGTTCGACGCCGGCCGGCTGATCGAACAGGGCTCGCACGACGAGCTGATGCGGCTCGCAGGCCAGTACGCCCGGCTCGTCAAGATTCAAACCCAGGTCGCGCGCAACACCACGATCGATCTGTCGGCCGCCGTGGCGACCGAGATCGAAGAGCCCGTTCCGCTCGCGACAGATGAGACGTCGTCGCACGCCGTGGGCCCGACCTGGCTGGAGCCGGACGACGTGCAACTGCGGGGCGGTCCCTACGGCGCGCTAGCGATCGTGCAGGCCGATGGCACGACGGTACGAGGCCTCGTGGCCGTGCGCTGTTTCCCGGCCACCCGGCCCGACGAGTACATCAGCCTGCTGGCCGTCGATCGCGACGGCAAGGAACACGAACTAGGCATCGTGCGCGATCTGCGCGCCTGGCCTGCGCTCGAGCGGCAGTTGATCACGGCGGCACTCGAGCGCCGCTATTTGCTCCGCGAGATCGTGGCGATCGACGAGATCCAGCTCGAATACGGCTACCTGCAATGGAAGATCCGCACCCAGGCCGGCCCAGCCGAATTCACGATGCGCTGGACGCAGAGCCAGGCGCTCGACTTTGGACCATCGGGCAAGCTGCTCTTGGACGTGGACGACAACCGGTTCGTGATTCCCGACGTGCAACGGCTCGCGCGAAGGCAACGCGAGCTGCTCGAGCGGTACGTCTATTGGTAACGCCGCCCTACCGCCGCGCCGAGCGCTAGCGGTCCACGGCCGCCTGCCGCTCGAACTCGTCGGTGATCTGTTGCCAACGTTCGGCCATGTCGGCGACGCGCTGGGGCTCTTCGACCGCCAGGTCGTGGACCTCGCTACGATCGCGCGACAAGTCGTAGAGCTGCCACGGCTCTTGCTTGGCAGCGACCAGCTTCCAGTCGCCGTCGCGCAGCGCGCGGTTGCCCTCGTGCAGCCACCACAGGGGCTCGCGCGGAAGCGGCACATCGGCGGCAAACGACGGCGCGAGATCCCGCCCCGGCGAGGGCGGGCGGCCGTCGGCGGCGACGGGCCAGGTTCCCCCGGCCAGGTGCAGTAAGGTCGGCGCCAGGTCGATCACATGACCGACTGCGCGGCGGAGCTCGCCCTGCGCCGCGATCCCTGCCGGCCAGTGCGCGACGAGCGGCGTAGCGATGCCGCCTTCGTGGACCCAGGTCTTGTGGCGGCGAAACGGCGTGTTGGCCGCGCGCGACCAGCCGGGTCCGAGACAGAGAAACGTCTTGTCCGATCCGGCCGGCGCCGTGCGATCGTGTCCGTCGCCGCGCACCATCAGTTCGGCGCTGGCCCCGTTGTCGGACAAGAACAGCACCAGGGTATTGTCGAGCGCCCCCATCGAGCGCAGTTGCGCGATCAGGCGGCCCGTCTCGCGATCGAGCCCCTCGACCATGGCCGCGTGTACGGCCATTTTCATCGCCTGAAAGGCGCGCTGGCCGTCGTCGAGCTCGTTCCAGGGCAGCTCGAAGTCAACCTCGCCGGGACCGACTAGCTGCAACAATTCGGGAAACTTATACGGTGGTCCAATATTCCGCTCCAAGGGCGCCAGCTCGCCGGGCAAGTGCAGCATCGTGCGCTGGCGGGCAAAGCGCGCGGCGCGGATGGCGTCCCAGCCGCAGCCGTAACGCTCGGCGCAGCGTGCCACGTCGTCGGCCGGTGCTTGGATCGGAAAATGCGGCGCGGTGAAAGCCACGTAACAGAAAAACGGCCGGTCGGAATGAGAACGGGCATGCTCGGCGAGGTATTCGATCGCATGTGCCGCGATGGCCGTGGTGCTGAAATAGTTCTCGCCCGGCTTGACCGGAGGCAGAGGGTGTCCATCCTCGAAGTGTTTCTGGGGATGAAAGTGGTTGTTGTGATCGTCGAGTTCGTACGAGCGATCGAAGCCGGCCGCCAGGGGCCGGCCGTCGACGTGCCACTTACCGGAATGATACGACCGATAGCCCAGCGGACGCAGATACTCGGGCAGCAGCTGGGCCCATGCGGGGCGCTGTCCCGCGGCCCCGCCGCGCCGCTGCGGCAGCGCATCGCGGCCGACTTGTTGGGCGTAATAGCCGGTCAGCAGTGCAGCACGCGTCGGCCAGCAGCGCGCGGTGTTATAGAACTGCGTGTAGCGCAGGCCGCCGGCGGCCAGGGCGTCGAGCTGCGGCGTGGCGATCTCGCCGCCGTAACAGCCCAGGTCGGAAAAGCCCAGGTCGTCGGCCAGGACGACGAGAAAATTCGGCGGGGCGGCCGCGGCCGAGGCGGCGATCAAGCCGACCTCGACGGCCAACAAAACAAGTGCCAGGCGAAAGGACCGTGACATGGGCAGAACACCGGGAAAAGACAATGGTCGGCAGCTGGCATTGATACCAGGATGGCAGACGCCGGGCCACGGGCGACCCCCGTTGCCGCCCGGCAATCGCGTGCTGCTGGCCAGTTGCGGCAGGGTCGATTAGGCTCGTGGGATGGGTATTTCCGGTCCGGCGAACCTGCGGCTCACGATCGGGACAGGACCATGACCATCGCGAGTCTTATTTCGGCGTCGCGCGACGCCGATTCGCGCAGCGCGGCGGGATCTGCCGAGCGCAACTCGCCCTTGCTGCTGGCCGA
This region includes:
- a CDS encoding CocE/NonD family hydrolase, with protein sequence MGEFVRRWGLALSFATALSVAVSTARADKPDAKPSDLPKVASGATEHMVAMSDGVKLATNVYLPKGDGPFPVILTRTPYGKDSGMAVLGERYVKAGYVYILQDCRGRFRSEGTYTVFETDRDDGFDTVDWVAHQPWCNGKVGMSGASAMGITSLLAAIAQPPALKCAFVIVAPQSFATEAIFIGGVFKEADTTGWLNSQKVPEQIPLRRVALNDTKLEDEQDIAPHRPKIQIPIYHVGGWYDIFSVGTQGNFAFLQNQGAAGARGTQKLLMGPFGHGQLKGELKYPDGGGMLSAMEEEMKWFDHHLKGIANEIATEPPVKYYQMASARKRQATPKNGWKTAANWPPESHETRYFLQPDRTLATAAPEASDASTAYAFDPAKPVPTVGGANLTLPIGPMDQREVGERDDYLRFQTPVLEQDVTIAGRVYLDLYAATDGTDTDFCIKLVDVYPDGYEALILDQPLRTRYRHGHRPNQVELMEPNRPERMSIELGSTANTFEAGHRIAVHVTSSNAPRFDVNPNTGEQPGSNKLPPRVARNTVFHDSARPTALVLPVTD
- a CDS encoding tellurite resistance TerB family protein, coding for MDAIDILGGMLGRKIGGAGGGSLGGKILKDMLDGFTKRGPAPPAGGGSAPRPPSSGGSATGGGDIESAARQLEEMLGVAVDRNSRRAPSPAPRTTPREEPIDIPRQSPSPSDLGRPQRPPAAPPTQSPIQFPLPTPQPSQNDQALVLVRAMVNAAKADGQLSPGEQQAILQQVGEASAEMMQFLREEFAKPLDVREFCWSVPLGLEQQVYALSLIAMDLSSPSEKTYLRDLAHGLRLRPEACEQIHARLNAPAGR
- a CDS encoding DUF1854 domain-containing protein — encoded protein: MLQAAVPRAVQQLLAAEQLDGLPVVLSVASDLNLSGDSGDHWLVATRDHLAVIDDVQPPRLVEAWPLSRAERFRAHATIGSNFLQAYVDGAWIDLARSSNSLAHLLHDFAEQLEALREHGEIDAPESAPRAATHCVQCGLRLPTPGESCPRCLPRRAIVGRLWQMVRPQWPTALAMSGLMLVGVAMELAPPKLQQYLVDEILAQGSARPDAASLLTALLLVVLALASTRMLLGLVNWTKGLLANRVGVALTYELRGQLVRKLHALGVGYYDRHQVGSLVSRVAYDSEVLHSLLQQITGGFLLQIVQVVAVGIMLFTLNPKLALYTLIPAPLVVGGSLFFWHRVYPKYYRYWDSSHKQAGTLSGMLSGIRVVKAFAQEPREFERFERTSNNLRVSRTGVERATTSFTAVMALVFSLGGLIVWYVGGRDVLAGQMTLGSLMAFLAYLAMFYAPLSTLSQLTTWLTSFMTGCQRVFELLDTPTETNDPAQPKTLAAAQGEIRFDRVTFGYERHRPVLKDVSFTVRPGERIGIVGRSGSGKTTVVNLLSRFYDVDSGRVLLDGIDVRQLAASDLRQHVGVVLQEPFLFRGTVYDNLVYGQPDATTEAVLSAAHGAQAHDFILRTPLGYDTWLGERGAGLSGGERQRVSIARALLYDPKVLILDEATSSVDTESEKSIQEALRALTHGRTTLAIAHRLSTLRDSDRILVFDAGRLIEQGSHDELMRLAGQYARLVKIQTQVARNTTIDLSAAVATEIEEPVPLATDETSSHAVGPTWLEPDDVQLRGGPYGALAIVQADGTTVRGLVAVRCFPATRPDEYISLLAVDRDGKEHELGIVRDLRAWPALERQLITAALERRYLLREIVAIDEIQLEYGYLQWKIRTQAGPAEFTMRWTQSQALDFGPSGKLLLDVDDNRFVIPDVQRLARRQRELLERYVYW
- a CDS encoding arylsulfatase encodes the protein MSRSFRLALVLLAVEVGLIAASAAAAPPNFLVVLADDLGFSDLGCYGGEIATPQLDALAAGGLRYTQFYNTARCWPTRAALLTGYYAQQVGRDALPQRRGGAAGQRPAWAQLLPEYLRPLGYRSYHSGKWHVDGRPLAAGFDRSYELDDHNNHFHPQKHFEDGHPLPPVKPGENYFSTTAIAAHAIEYLAEHARSHSDRPFFCYVAFTAPHFPIQAPADDVARCAERYGCGWDAIRAARFARQRTMLHLPGELAPLERNIGPPYKFPELLQLVGPGEVDFELPWNELDDGQRAFQAMKMAVHAAMVEGLDRETGRLIAQLRSMGALDNTLVLFLSDNGASAELMVRGDGHDRTAPAGSDKTFLCLGPGWSRAANTPFRRHKTWVHEGGIATPLVAHWPAGIAAQGELRRAVGHVIDLAPTLLHLAGGTWPVAADGRPPSPGRDLAPSFAADVPLPREPLWWLHEGNRALRDGDWKLVAAKQEPWQLYDLSRDRSEVHDLAVEEPQRVADMAERWQQITDEFERQAAVDR